The following are encoded together in the Gordonia insulae genome:
- a CDS encoding Rieske 2Fe-2S domain-containing protein, whose protein sequence is MSATPDTKPGTTAPAGDDVDVREIDTGAPPTRFARGWHCLGLVEDFTDGEPHSVQIFGTKLVVWADDDGNVNVLDAFCRHMGGDLSQGSVKNGNVACPFHGWQWKGNGRCATVPYAKRNPKLAKTRAWPTMIRNGQVFVYNDPEGNPPPEDCIIPELEEFGSDEWTPWTWNRIVIEGSNCREIIDNVVDMAHFYYVHFALPDYFKNVFEGELAAQYMNSHGRPDVTLGTNYGDSRLESIAAYYGPSYMLNPMVQYYGGYAVETILTNCHYPIDANSFVLMYGVMAKVPEGLTSEQAAKMAKKITAGVEVGFLQDVEIWKNKTRIDNPLLVEEDGPVYQLRRWYDQFYVDKADVTDEMTQRFEYEIDTSKALESWGEEIEENLKRQQAATDDASSSEKSESSEKAEV, encoded by the coding sequence ATGTCAGCGACACCCGACACGAAGCCCGGCACCACAGCCCCCGCCGGTGACGATGTCGACGTCCGCGAGATCGACACGGGCGCGCCACCCACGCGTTTTGCCCGCGGCTGGCACTGCCTTGGCCTGGTCGAGGACTTCACCGACGGCGAACCCCATTCCGTGCAGATCTTCGGGACCAAGCTGGTGGTGTGGGCCGACGACGACGGCAACGTCAACGTCCTCGACGCGTTCTGCCGGCACATGGGGGGCGACCTCTCCCAGGGCAGCGTCAAGAACGGCAACGTCGCCTGCCCGTTCCACGGATGGCAGTGGAAGGGCAACGGACGCTGCGCCACAGTGCCCTACGCGAAGCGCAATCCGAAGCTCGCCAAGACACGAGCATGGCCGACCATGATCCGCAACGGTCAGGTCTTCGTCTACAACGATCCCGAGGGCAATCCCCCGCCCGAGGACTGCATCATCCCGGAACTCGAGGAGTTCGGCTCGGACGAGTGGACGCCGTGGACATGGAACCGGATCGTCATCGAGGGCTCCAACTGCCGCGAGATCATCGACAACGTCGTCGACATGGCGCACTTCTACTACGTGCATTTCGCGCTGCCGGACTATTTCAAGAACGTCTTCGAGGGAGAACTCGCGGCGCAGTACATGAACTCGCACGGTCGCCCCGACGTCACGCTCGGCACCAACTACGGCGACAGCCGACTGGAGTCCATCGCGGCGTATTACGGGCCGTCCTACATGCTGAACCCGATGGTCCAGTACTACGGCGGCTACGCGGTGGAGACAATCCTCACCAACTGCCATTACCCGATCGACGCCAATTCGTTCGTGCTGATGTACGGCGTGATGGCGAAGGTCCCCGAGGGCCTGACCTCCGAGCAGGCCGCCAAGATGGCGAAGAAGATCACCGCCGGCGTCGAGGTGGGGTTCCTCCAGGACGTCGAGATCTGGAAGAACAAGACACGTATCGACAATCCGCTCCTGGTGGAGGAGGACGGCCCGGTCTACCAGCTGCGCCGGTGGTACGACCAGTTCTACGTCGACAAGGCCGACGTCACCGACGAGATGACGCAGCGCTTCGAGTACGAGATCGACACGTCGAAGGCGCTCGAGAGTTGGGGCGAGGAAATCGAGGAGAACCTCAAGCGCCAGCAGGCGGCGACGGACGACGCGTCCTCCTCGGAGAAGTCCGAGTCGTCGGAGAAGGCGGAGGTCTGA
- a CDS encoding NlpC/P60 family protein, translating into MESLRRRTIGVLCAVSVAAGVSVASVGTSIADTGSSGSSGSVEIYLPVPSPAGMQALTAAMTQVGRPYKWGGTGPWAWDCSGLVQWAFSTAGIRLPRTSQQQARVGHAIPLSALAPGDIIIFYRDASHVGIYAGFGQVFNAYGPNGVPIGFTPLNHWSHIKTIRRFG; encoded by the coding sequence ATGGAAAGTCTTCGACGCCGGACGATCGGCGTGCTCTGTGCAGTGAGCGTGGCCGCAGGTGTGTCCGTCGCCTCGGTCGGAACCTCGATCGCCGACACCGGTTCGTCCGGGTCATCGGGGTCGGTCGAGATCTATCTGCCCGTACCCAGCCCGGCCGGGATGCAGGCCCTGACGGCGGCGATGACCCAGGTCGGCCGGCCCTACAAATGGGGTGGCACCGGGCCGTGGGCCTGGGATTGTTCGGGGCTCGTGCAGTGGGCCTTCTCCACGGCGGGGATCCGGCTACCGCGGACGAGTCAGCAGCAGGCCCGGGTGGGCCACGCGATCCCGCTGTCGGCGCTCGCGCCCGGCGACATCATCATCTTCTATCGCGACGCGAGCCATGTGGGCATCTACGCGGGCTTCGGCCAGGTCTTCAACGCCTACGGGCCCAACGGTGTGCCGATCGGCTTCACCCCGCTGAACCACTGGAGTCACATCAAGACGATCCGCCGATTCGGGTGA
- a CDS encoding TIGR03086 family metal-binding protein, with protein MQHTDVTFASQISAAADAMAGLAAKVSDDMLGRPTPCTDTDLAAMLGHVVGLSAAFAAAARKDNGPLTSTAPDVSHTELPAEWRSALTRNLGDLVDGWRDPDAWRGMTKAGGVEAPAEVLGTVALSELVLHGWDVARSIGVDYELPDGILQIVYDFHFPPQPQSEREGMFGPVVDIPDDARLVDRLAGLTGRDPFWPHGSLEE; from the coding sequence ATGCAGCACACCGATGTCACCTTTGCGTCACAGATCTCCGCCGCGGCCGACGCGATGGCCGGACTCGCGGCGAAGGTCTCCGACGACATGCTCGGGCGGCCGACGCCGTGTACCGACACCGACCTCGCGGCGATGCTCGGGCATGTCGTCGGACTCAGTGCGGCCTTCGCTGCGGCGGCTCGAAAGGACAACGGGCCGTTGACATCCACGGCGCCTGATGTCTCGCACACCGAACTGCCCGCGGAGTGGCGGTCGGCGCTGACCCGCAACCTCGGCGATCTCGTGGACGGTTGGCGGGACCCGGACGCCTGGCGGGGGATGACGAAAGCCGGGGGAGTGGAGGCGCCGGCCGAGGTCCTCGGCACCGTCGCGTTGTCGGAACTGGTGCTGCATGGCTGGGACGTCGCGCGCAGCATCGGCGTCGACTACGAACTCCCCGACGGCATCCTGCAGATCGTGTACGACTTCCACTTCCCACCGCAGCCGCAGAGCGAGCGGGAGGGGATGTTCGGTCCGGTGGTGGACATTCCGGACGACGCACGACTCGTCGATCGGTTGGCCGGCCTGACGGGTCGGGATCCGTTCTGGCCGCATGGCAGTCTGGAGGAATGA
- a CDS encoding VOC family protein, protein MSDYSAPVGAPTWFDLMSSDPAKAAEFYGAIFGWDLEGPPREEFGGYQNFTKNGKRVAGLSPYMEEAGGPANVWSVYLRTEDPAATAKAIEEAGGTVMFPPMDVGDEGTMMVATDTAGAVIGFWKPNQHHGFSEWGDHGTPYWFESHSKDYAKSVDFYKAVLGARIEEVGTGGDPDAIGPDHYGQMFLGESSYSGVMDAAKIHPPEVPSFWQAYVTVDDVDATVAQVEPLGGKVLMPGEVTPYGTLATIADPNGAIICLGHPPAGM, encoded by the coding sequence ATGAGCGACTATTCGGCCCCGGTGGGTGCACCGACCTGGTTCGACCTGATGAGCAGCGATCCGGCGAAAGCGGCCGAGTTCTATGGCGCGATCTTCGGCTGGGACCTCGAGGGACCGCCCCGCGAGGAGTTCGGCGGATACCAGAACTTCACCAAGAACGGTAAGCGTGTCGCCGGCCTGAGTCCCTACATGGAGGAGGCGGGCGGACCGGCCAATGTGTGGTCGGTCTATCTGCGCACCGAGGATCCGGCCGCCACCGCGAAAGCCATCGAAGAGGCCGGGGGCACGGTGATGTTCCCACCGATGGACGTCGGCGACGAGGGCACCATGATGGTCGCCACCGACACCGCCGGCGCGGTCATCGGCTTCTGGAAGCCGAACCAGCACCACGGATTCAGTGAGTGGGGCGATCACGGCACGCCTTACTGGTTCGAGTCCCACTCGAAGGACTACGCGAAGTCGGTCGACTTCTACAAGGCGGTCCTCGGTGCCCGGATCGAGGAGGTCGGTACCGGCGGCGACCCGGACGCCATCGGGCCCGATCATTACGGCCAGATGTTCCTGGGCGAGAGTTCCTACTCCGGGGTCATGGACGCCGCCAAGATCCATCCGCCGGAGGTACCGTCCTTCTGGCAGGCCTACGTCACGGTCGACGACGTCGATGCCACCGTGGCCCAGGTGGAGCCGTTGGGCGGCAAGGTCCTGATGCCCGGTGAGGTGACGCCGTACGGCACGCTCGCCACGATCGCCGACCCCAACGGTGCCATCATCTGCCTCGGACACCCGCCGGCCGGGATGTAG